A genomic region of Hippoglossus hippoglossus isolate fHipHip1 chromosome 8, fHipHip1.pri, whole genome shotgun sequence contains the following coding sequences:
- the slc29a4 gene encoding equilibrative nucleoside transporter 4 isoform X2 produces MGSVGAERRRPTPGQTPEERDVWRDGGGCGWRDVGREGWREGREGREGRESGVVQSYSFDSYQLEEEEISKDAPERGVLALSEPDCEEPIPDDRYHGIYFAMLLAGVGFLLPYNSFITDVDYLHQKFKGTSIVFDMSLTYIIVALMAVILNNVLVERLSLHTRITVGYIFALGPLIFVSVFDVWLAKFTTRQAYIVNLVSVGVVAFGCTVQQSSFYGYMGMLPKRYTQGVMTGESTAGVIISLSRIFTKLLIKDERRNTLIFFLVSISMEMLCFLLHLLVRRSRFVRYYTNHAQGKGPGKGHDPRDNGTGYRVHHDVTAEEGNGGTAPTSTEEGVEEFVGGTYVRFDAPKAKIRTSWPGVRDMIVHRYVVSRVIWAYMLSIAVTYSITLCLFPGLESEIRNPMLGEWLPILIMATFNMSDFVGKILAALPYDWSGGRLLFFSCLRVVFIPLFVMCVYPASAPILSHPAWPCLFSLLMGVTNGYFGSVPMIQAAGKVPPEQRELAGNTMTVSYMTGLMVGSAVAYAAYSFTAPGAGTHFSTLNVHTTANATGY; encoded by the exons ATGGGTTCTGTGGGAGCAGAACGCCGAAGGCCCACGCCGGGCCAGACGCCCGAAGAGAGGGATGTGTGGCGGGATGGAGGGGGATGTGGATGGAGGGATGTGGGGAGGGAGGgctggagggaggggagggaggggagggaggggagggagagcggCGTGGTGCAGAGCTACAGCTTCGACTCGtaccagctggaggaggaggagatcagcAAAGACGCCCCCGAGCGAGGAGTCCTGGCTCTGTCCGAACCTG ACTGTGAGGAGCCGATCCCTGACGACCGTTACCATGGCATCTACTTTGCAATGCTATTGGCCGGAGTGGGTTTCCTGCTTCCCTACAACAGCTTCATTACGGATGTGGACTACCTGCACCAGAAGTTTAAAG gCACGTCCATCGTGTTCGACATGAGTCTGACATACATCATCGTGGCTCTGATGGCCGTGATCCTCAACAACGTGCTGGTGGAGAGACTCAGCTTGCACACCAGAATAACTGTGg GTTACATCTTTGCTCTGGGGCCTCTGATCTTCGTCAGCGTCTTTGACGTCTGGCTGGCGAAGTTCACCACCAGACAGGCTTACATCGTCAACCTGGTGTCGGTGGGGGTGGTGGCCTTCGGATGTACAG tGCAGCAGTCCAGTTTCTATGGTTACATGGGGATGCTGCCCAAGAGGTACACACAGGGAGTGATGACTGGAGAGA GCACAGCCGGAGTGATCATCTCCCTGTCGCGCATCTTCACCAAGCTGCTGATcaaagacgagaggaggaacacgctcatcttcttcctcgtctCCATCAGCATGGAGAtgctctgcttcctgctgcacCTGCTGGTCCGGCGCTCACGATTTGTCCGCTACTACACCAACCACGCCCAGGGCAAAGGCCCGGGCAAAGGTCACGACCCCCGAGACAACGGGACCGGATACAGGGTCCATCATGACGTCACTGCAGAGGAA gGAAATGGTGGGACGGCTCCGACCTCCACAGAGGAAGGCGTTGAGGAATTTGTGGGAGGAACCTATGTGCGATTTGATGCCCCGAAAGCCAAGATAAGGACGAGCTGGCCTGGAGTCCGCG ACATGATCGTGCACCGCTACGTGGTGTCCCGTGTGATCTGGGCCTACATGCTGTCGATCGCTGTGACCTACAGCATCACTCTGTGCCTGTTCCCCGGGCTGGAGTCCGAGATACGAAACCCCATGTTAGGGGAGTGGCTGCCCATCCTCATCATGGCCACCTTCAACATGTCCGACTTCGTTGGCAAG atCTTGGCAGCGCTGCCGTACGACTGGTCTGGAGGCCGcctgctcttcttctcctgcctcAGGGTGGTCTTCATCCCGCTGTTCGTCATGTGTGTGTACCCGGCCAGTGCGCCCATCCTGTCCCACCCGGCCTGGCCctgtctcttctccctcctcatgGGAGTCACCAACGGATACTTTGGGTCTGTGCCCATGATCCAGGCTGCTGGCAAAGTGCCGCCCGAACAGAGGGAGCTGGCAG gaaacacCATGACAGTCTCTTACATGACCGGCCTGATGGTGGGCTCCGCGGTGGCGTACGCAGCTTACAGCTTCACCGCTCCGGGAGCAGGAACACACTTCTCCACGCTCAACGTGCACACGACTGCCAACGCTACAGGCTACTGA
- the slc29a4 gene encoding equilibrative nucleoside transporter 4 isoform X1, whose protein sequence is MGSVGAERRRPTPGQTPEERDVWRDGGGCGWRDVGREGWREGREGREGRESGVVQSYSFDSYQLEEEEISKDAPERGVLALSEPDCEEPIPDDRYHGIYFAMLLAGVGFLLPYNSFITDVDYLHQKFKGTSIVFDMSLTYIIVALMAVILNNVLVERLSLHTRITVGYIFALGPLIFVSVFDVWLAKFTTRQAYIVNLVSVGVVAFGCTVQQSSFYGYMGMLPKRYTQGVMTGESTAGVIISLSRIFTKLLIKDERRNTLIFFLVSISMEMLCFLLHLLVRRSRFVRYYTNHAQGKGPGKGHDPRDNGTGYRVHHDVTAEEVRFGNGGTAPTSTEEGVEEFVGGTYVRFDAPKAKIRTSWPGVRDMIVHRYVVSRVIWAYMLSIAVTYSITLCLFPGLESEIRNPMLGEWLPILIMATFNMSDFVGKILAALPYDWSGGRLLFFSCLRVVFIPLFVMCVYPASAPILSHPAWPCLFSLLMGVTNGYFGSVPMIQAAGKVPPEQRELAGNTMTVSYMTGLMVGSAVAYAAYSFTAPGAGTHFSTLNVHTTANATGY, encoded by the exons ATGGGTTCTGTGGGAGCAGAACGCCGAAGGCCCACGCCGGGCCAGACGCCCGAAGAGAGGGATGTGTGGCGGGATGGAGGGGGATGTGGATGGAGGGATGTGGGGAGGGAGGgctggagggaggggagggaggggagggaggggagggagagcggCGTGGTGCAGAGCTACAGCTTCGACTCGtaccagctggaggaggaggagatcagcAAAGACGCCCCCGAGCGAGGAGTCCTGGCTCTGTCCGAACCTG ACTGTGAGGAGCCGATCCCTGACGACCGTTACCATGGCATCTACTTTGCAATGCTATTGGCCGGAGTGGGTTTCCTGCTTCCCTACAACAGCTTCATTACGGATGTGGACTACCTGCACCAGAAGTTTAAAG gCACGTCCATCGTGTTCGACATGAGTCTGACATACATCATCGTGGCTCTGATGGCCGTGATCCTCAACAACGTGCTGGTGGAGAGACTCAGCTTGCACACCAGAATAACTGTGg GTTACATCTTTGCTCTGGGGCCTCTGATCTTCGTCAGCGTCTTTGACGTCTGGCTGGCGAAGTTCACCACCAGACAGGCTTACATCGTCAACCTGGTGTCGGTGGGGGTGGTGGCCTTCGGATGTACAG tGCAGCAGTCCAGTTTCTATGGTTACATGGGGATGCTGCCCAAGAGGTACACACAGGGAGTGATGACTGGAGAGA GCACAGCCGGAGTGATCATCTCCCTGTCGCGCATCTTCACCAAGCTGCTGATcaaagacgagaggaggaacacgctcatcttcttcctcgtctCCATCAGCATGGAGAtgctctgcttcctgctgcacCTGCTGGTCCGGCGCTCACGATTTGTCCGCTACTACACCAACCACGCCCAGGGCAAAGGCCCGGGCAAAGGTCACGACCCCCGAGACAACGGGACCGGATACAGGGTCCATCATGACGTCACTGCAGAGGAAGTAAGATTT gGAAATGGTGGGACGGCTCCGACCTCCACAGAGGAAGGCGTTGAGGAATTTGTGGGAGGAACCTATGTGCGATTTGATGCCCCGAAAGCCAAGATAAGGACGAGCTGGCCTGGAGTCCGCG ACATGATCGTGCACCGCTACGTGGTGTCCCGTGTGATCTGGGCCTACATGCTGTCGATCGCTGTGACCTACAGCATCACTCTGTGCCTGTTCCCCGGGCTGGAGTCCGAGATACGAAACCCCATGTTAGGGGAGTGGCTGCCCATCCTCATCATGGCCACCTTCAACATGTCCGACTTCGTTGGCAAG atCTTGGCAGCGCTGCCGTACGACTGGTCTGGAGGCCGcctgctcttcttctcctgcctcAGGGTGGTCTTCATCCCGCTGTTCGTCATGTGTGTGTACCCGGCCAGTGCGCCCATCCTGTCCCACCCGGCCTGGCCctgtctcttctccctcctcatgGGAGTCACCAACGGATACTTTGGGTCTGTGCCCATGATCCAGGCTGCTGGCAAAGTGCCGCCCGAACAGAGGGAGCTGGCAG gaaacacCATGACAGTCTCTTACATGACCGGCCTGATGGTGGGCTCCGCGGTGGCGTACGCAGCTTACAGCTTCACCGCTCCGGGAGCAGGAACACACTTCTCCACGCTCAACGTGCACACGACTGCCAACGCTACAGGCTACTGA